The stretch of DNA TGGCTCCGCGCCCCGCCTACCCATGGTGGAGCCTGCCGCGCCTCCCCCGGCGGAGGGCGGAGCCCGCCCCCGGCGCGCAGAGGACAGCGCACGGCCCGCCACAGCCCCACCCCGTTGATCTTGGCGTTATCGGCCGGTCAAGGCAGCTCGCCCGCACAGGTCCGCGGCCGGGACCGGTCGATAACGCCAAGATCAACGAACCCCGCGACATCTCCCGCGGCGATCACGGCGACGTCGAGGCGCCCCGCAGGGACCGGGGTGGGCGGTGGCGAGCCGTGTACTGCCCGCTGCCGCCCGGGCTGCGGGAGGGGTGGTAGCGGGGCCGCGCACCGCCCCGCTGCCGTCCTGCTCCGGCTGCGGAAGGCGGTGGGCTGCGGCGGGCGGGGCGGTGTGGGCGGGAAGCGGGGCGGCGAAGGCCGCGCGGGGACCGGCCGCCGGGTCTTTTCCGGCCCTCGGTACCCCGCGCCGGTCCGGTGGGTGACTCTGGAGTAGGGTTGCGCGGCACCGCGCGGCGTGCGCGGGGCGGCCGTGCCGGGGCCTCCCGGCGGCCGCGCCCCCTTGCCCGGCCAGGACGGAGCATCGATGAGGACCAGTACCGCTTCCCCTCCCCGGACCGCCGGGGCCGGCCCGGCCGCCGGCCGCCGCCTCCCCCGCCGGAGCCGGCGGTGAGCCGCACCGCGCTCGTCACGGGCGCCTCGTCCGGGATCGGCGCCGCGGTGGCCGGGGCGCTGGCGGCCCGCGGCGACAAGGTGTACGGGACCACCCGGGACCCCTCCCGGGTGGCCGACCCCCTCCCCGGAGTGGAGTACCTGCGGCTCGACCTGTCCGACCCGTCCTCGGTGGAGGAGTGCGCGGCGGCGGCCGGCGGGGTCGACATCCTGGTCAACAACGCCGGGGAGAGCCAGAGCGGGCCGATCGAGGAGCTGCCGATGGAGGCGGTGGAGCGGCTCTTCCGGGTGAACGTCTTCAGCGCGGTCCGGCTCACCCAGCTGATACTGCCGGGGATGCGGGTGCGCCGGTACGGCCGGGTCGTCATGGTCGGGTCGATGCTGGCCAGCTTCCCGCTGGCGTACCGCTCCTCCTACGTGGCCTCCAAGGCCGCGATCAAGGGGTTCGCGAGCGCGGCGCGGCGCGAGGTCGGCCCGTACGGGGTCGGCGTGACCACGGTCGAGCCCGGGTCGATCAGCACCGGCATCGGCACCCGGCGGACCTCCTACATCGCCGAGGACTCCCCGTTCGCCGGGGAGTACCGGACCATGCTGGCCGCGCTCAACGCCAACGAGGTGAACGGGATCTCCGCGGACCGGGTGGCCGCGACGGTGCTCAAGGCCGTCGACTCGCCGCGGCCCCGCCCGCTGTACGCGGTGGGCAGCAACGCCCCCGTGGTGTTCGCGCTGC from Nocardiopsis composta encodes:
- a CDS encoding SDR family NAD(P)-dependent oxidoreductase; this encodes MSRTALVTGASSGIGAAVAGALAARGDKVYGTTRDPSRVADPLPGVEYLRLDLSDPSSVEECAAAAGGVDILVNNAGESQSGPIEELPMEAVERLFRVNVFSAVRLTQLILPGMRVRRYGRVVMVGSMLASFPLAYRSSYVASKAAIKGFASAARREVGPYGVGVTTVEPGSISTGIGTRRTSYIAEDSPFAGEYRTMLAALNANEVNGISADRVAATVLKAVDSPRPRPLYAVGSNAPVVFALRRLLPRTAVERMVSRRHGL